The proteins below come from a single Ochotona princeps isolate mOchPri1 chromosome 13, mOchPri1.hap1, whole genome shotgun sequence genomic window:
- the PPRC1 gene encoding peroxisome proliferator-activated receptor gamma coactivator-related protein 1 isoform X5, whose product MRHCWGPCRATWMPLSSPSLRTLAALESIPDSELLVSPREGSSLHKLLTLSRTPPERDLITPGDPLGSGTGSSRMNGVEMSLTDPSWDFSPPSFLDTSSPKLPSWRPPRSRPRWGQSPPPQQRSDGEEEEEAVSFSNQMLPGELTNLASSVPDFPMHLASPEEEDEVSAAEMAEPVAGDESISSLSELVRAMHPYCLPTLTHLASLEDELQEQPEDLTLPEGCVVLEIVGQAATAGDDLEIPVVVRQIPPGPQPVLLNDALEESPALQLLMPTLESEAETAVPKVALCPEKDSLSLDSEKLDSACLLEPSEVMEPKGQKPPTNTVLGSQRARKVRKKKSNEQPAAGSESCSRRLRSSSRVQCSMAVEGTSQTGNLLKKPQEELQRESGPPQGRGKPRAWARAWAAALEKPHSGNLEQSAGQASPAEDPLDIYSKLVDAVQASPAPAHLLLADSEESGPPAGNPVPVDSVLVEPLPSGPVQIGPVLSGSAAVDTAVAVPVSSNVPPVSTVVADPEPIVNPAPVDSVSRDLAQGNPVPIKSRPTDPRRAAAASARGSPVPHLPESESSDAPKTVNPEIKEVVDPLKVESGTSTTTQEARPRPLSLSEYRRRRQQRQAETEERSSQPPTGKWPSLPETPTGLADIPCLIVPPAPAKKTTLQRNPQLPPESGFVPMGPSPASTSPEPPAGKPVASIPPEQVSSQEMPLPARLPPPPAQSMSSVGPMPPPMQTALPFPPGGLAVPHMLPPPTGGHGAPSLLPPPPPLQPPRLPVSVGPVPPDSYPHYAHVPPWPCYPPVSPSGYPCLPPPPTVPLVSGTPGTYAVPPACNVPWVPPPAPVSPYSSTCTYGPMGWGPGPQHAPFWSAVPPPPLPPASVGRAVPPPKVEPSGIPASPPENVPSMPVAPSLAVESPGHGAPQIELTKAEKAEIKPVPASPQPKHKGSLMGQSPRGKAPPCPPAEGLAVDPVLEKPQPEPQESRPREKPPSPATKPVPTSRQSSVPKLPAVHPARLRKLSFLPAPRAQGPEDVVQAFISEIGIEASDLSSLLEQFEKSEAKKECPPPAPADSLAVGNSGSVDTPQEKRPLDRLQAPELANVAGLTPPATPPHQLWKPLAAVSLLAKAKSPKSTAQEGTLKPEGVTEAKHPAAACLQEGVQGPSPVHVGSGDHDYCVRSRTPPKKMPALVVPEVGSRWNVKRHQDITIKPVLSLGPAAPQPTCTVASQEPLDHRTSNEQADLSAPCLAPSALLSPEASPCRNDMNTRTVPEPSTKQRAVRCYRKPCRSASPPDRGWQGRRGRSSRSVSSGSIRTSEASSSSSSSSSSSSRSRSRSLSPPHKRWRRSSCSSSGRSRRCSSSSSSSSSSSSSSSSSSSRSRSRSPSPRRRSDRRRRSYRSHDHYQRQRVLQKERAIEERRVVFIGKIPGRMTRSELKQRFSVFGEIEECTIHFRVQGDNYGFVTYRYAEEAFAAIESGHKLRQADEQPFDLCFGGRRQFCKRSYSDLDSNREDFDPAPVKSKFDSLDFDTLLKQAQKNLRR is encoded by the exons ATGAGACACTGCTGGGGACCATGCAGAGCTACATGGATGCCTCTCTCATCTCCCTCATTGAGGACTTTGGCAGCCTTGGAGAG CATTCCTGACTCGGAGCTGCTTGTGTCACCTCGGGAGGGCTCCTCT CTGCACAAATTGCTCACTCTCTCTCGGACACCTCCAGAACGTGACCTCATCACCCCAGGAGACCCACTGGGGTCTGGCACAGGCAGCAGTAGAATGAATGGG GTTGAGATGTCTCTTACAGATCCCTCTTGGGACTTCTCCCCACCTTCCTTCTTAGACACGTCTTCCCCCAAGCTTCCTAGCTGGAGACCGCCAAGGTCAAGACCACGGTGGGGCCAATCTCCTCCTCCCCAGCAGCGTAGTgatggagaagaggaggaggaggcagtcaGCTTTAGCAACCAGATGCTTCCTGGCGAGCTCACCAACTTAGCGAGCAGTGTCCCGGACTTCCCTATGCACTTGGCCTCTCCCGAGGAGGAAGACGAGGTGTCAGCAGCAGAAATGGCAGAGCCAGTGGCTGGTGATGAGAGCATCTCCTCCCTGAGTGAGCTGGTGCGTGCCATGCACCCGTACTGTCTGCCCACACTCACCCACCTGGCATCACTGGAAGATGAGCTTCAGGAGCAGCCTGAGGACTTGACGCTGCCTGAGGGTTGTGTGGTGCTGGAGATCGTGGGCCAGGCAGCCACGGCTGGTGATGACCTGGAGATCCCAGTGGTGGTGCGGCAGATCCCGCCTGGACCTCAGCCTGTACTCTTAAATGACGCACTTGAGGAGAGTCCTGCCTTGCAGCTGCTCATGCCCACtttggagtcagaagcagaaacGGCTGTGCCTAAAGTTGCCCTCTGCCCTGAGAAAGACAGCTTGTCACTGGATTCTGAGAAGCTGGACTCAGCCTGCTTGTTGGAGCCCAGTGAGGTCATGGAACCCAAGGGGCAGAAACCACCTACTAATACAGTCCTGGGTTCCCAGAGAGCACGAAAGGTCAGGAAGAAGAAGAGCAatgagcagccagcagctggttCAGAAAGCTGTTCCAGAAGGCTGAGGTCATCAAGTCGTGTTCAGTGTTCCATGGCTGTAGAAGGGACCTCTCAGACTGGCAACCTGCTGAAAAAGCCTCAGGAGGAACTTCAGAGAGAGAGTGGGCCACCTCAGGGTAGGGGAAAGCCCCGGGCTtgggccagggcctgggcagcAGCCTTAGAAAAGCCTCACTCTGGAAACCTGGAGCAGAGTGCTGGACAGGCTAGTCCTGCAGAAGATCCTCTAGACATTTACTCCAAGCTGGTTGATGCTGTGCAAGCCAGTCCTGCCCCAGCCCATCTCTTGCTGGCAGACTCTGAAGAATCTGGGCCCCCTGCAGGTAACCCTGTGCCTGTGGACTCTGTGTTGGTTGAACCTCTCCCATCGGGCCCAGTGCAGATTGGTCCTGTCCTGTCTGGCTCGGCAGCAGTTGACACTGCAGTGGCTGTTCCCGTCTCCAGTAATGTGCCACCAGTCAGTACTGTAgtagctgatccagagccaatcGTCAACCCTGCACCAGTTGACTCTGTTTCCCGTGACCTGGCCCAAGGTAACCCTGTGCCAATTAAATCTAGACCGACTGATCCCAGACGTGCTGCAGCAGCATCAGCCCGGGGGAGTCCAGTTCCCCATCTCCCAGAGTCAGAATCTTCAGATGCTCCAAAGACTGTCAACCCTGAAATCAAAGAAGTTGTGGATCCTTTGAAGGTGGAAAGTGGTACCAGTACCACAACCCAGGAAGCCAGACCTCGGCCTCTCAGCCTGTCTGAGTACCGGCGCCGACGGCAGCAACGTCAAGCAGAGACGGAAGAGAGAAGTTCCCAGCCCCCAACCGGGAAGTGGCCCAGCCTCCCAGAGACCCCTACAGGGCTGGCAGACATCCCTTGTCTTATTGTACCACCAGCTCCAGCCAAGAAGACAACcttgcagagaaatcctcaacttCCCCCTGAGAGTGGCTTTGTACCTATGGGTCCCAGTCCTGCTTCTACTAGTCCTGAGCCACCTGCAGGCAAACCTGTGGCCTCAATTCCTCCTGAGCAAGTGTCATCCCAGGAGATGCCTCTGCCAGCCAGGCTTCCCCCTCCACCTGCACAGTCTATGTCCTCTGTTGGGCCCATGCCTCCCCCTATGCAGACTGCTCTGCCTTTTCCCCCAGGTGGGCTGGCCGTGCCTCATATGCTGCCCCCACCCACAGGTGGGCATGGGGCTCCCAGTCTGCTGCCACCGCCACCTCCATTGCAGCCTCCTCGTCTCCCAGTGTCTGTGGGGCCAGTGCCACCTGATTCCTATCCTCACTATGCTCATGTGCCTCCCTGGCCTTGTTATCCCCCTGTGTCCCCTTCTGGCTATCCTTGCCTGCCTCCCCCACCAACAGTGCCCCTTGTGTCTGGTACTCCTGGTACCTATGCTGTGCCCCCTGCTTGTAATGTGCCTTGGGTACCCCCTCCTGCTCCAGTGTCTCCTTACAGTTCCACCTGTACCTATGGTCCCATGGGGTGGGGCCCAGGGCCACAACATGCTCCATTCTGGTCTGCTGTTCCCCCACCTCCTTTACCTCCAGCATCTGTTGGGAGAGCTGTTCCACCACCCAAGGTGGAGCCTAGTGGTATTCCAGCTAGTCCTCCTGAAAATGTACCTTCCATGCCCGTGGCTCCTTCCCTCGCTGTTGAATCACCTGGCCATGGAGCTCCACAGATAGAGCTCACCaaggcagagaaggcagagaTCAAGCCTGTACCTGCATCTCCTCAACCAAAACATAAAGGGTCCCTCATGGGGCAGAGCCCCCGTGGTAAGGCTCCCCCTTGTCCACCCGCTGAGGGACTGGCTGTTGATCCTGTCTTAGAGAAGCCGCAGCCTGAGCCCCAGGAGAGCAGGCCCAGGGAGAAGCCCCCATCTCCTGCCACCAAGCCTGTTCCTACATCAAGGCAGAGCTCTGTACCCAAGCTGCCTGCTGTCCACCCAGCCCGTCTAAGGAAGCTGTCTTTCCTGCCTGCCCCACGTGCCCAGGGTCCTGAGGATGTAGTGCAGGCTTTCATCAGTGAGATTG GGATTGAGGCATCGGATCTGTCCAGTCTGCTGGAGCAGTTTGAGAAATCAGAAG CCAAAAAGGAGTGTCCTCCCCCGGCTCCTGCTGACAGCTTGGCTGTAGGAAACTCAGG CAGCGTTGACACTCCCCAGGAGAAGAGGCCCCTAGACCGGTTACAAGCCCCAGAACTGGCCAACGTGGCAG GGCTCACCCCTCcagccacccctccccaccagttatggaagcccctggctgctgtTTCACTGCTGGCCAAAGCCAAATCTCCTAAGTCTACCGCCCAGGAGGGAACCCTGAAGCCAGAAGGAGTTACAGAGGCCAAACATCCAGCTGCAGCCTGCCTCCAAGAAGGGGTTCAAGGTCCTAGTCCTGTCCACGTGGGCTCTGGGGACCATGACTATTGTGTCCGGAGCaggacccccccaaaaaagatgcCTGCCCTAGTCGTTCCAGAGGTGGGCTCCCGATGGAATGTCAAACGCCATCAGGATATCACCATCAAACCTGTCTTGTCCTTGGGCCCAGCCGCTCCTCAGCCCACATGCACAGTGGCCTCCCAGGAGCCACTGGATCACAGGACTAGCAATGAGCAGGCAGATCTCTCAGCACCTTGCCTTGCCCCATCTGCCCTGCTGTCCCCTGAGGCCTCACCCTGCCGAAATGACATGAACACTAGGACTGTCCCAGAGCCTTCAACCAAGCAGCGAGCAGTGCGCTGCTACCGCAAACCCTGCAGGTCAGCCAGTCCCCCAGACCGGGGGTGGCAAGGCCGTCGTGGCCGCAGCAGCCGCTCTGTCAGCTCTGGGTCCATCCGGACCAGCGAAGcatcttcctcttcatcctcaTCGTCGTCTTCCTCATCCCGGTCCCGGTCCCGGTCCCTCTCCCCCCCACACAAGAGGTGGCGAAG GTCCAGCTGCAGTTCCTCTGGGAGATCCCGAAgatgctcttcctcttcttcctcttcatcttcctcctcttcctcatcctcctcatCCAGTTCCCGAAGTCGCTCCCGCTCCCCGTCCCCCCGTCGGAGAAGTGACCGGAGGCGGCG CTCTTACCGATCACATGACCATTACCAAAGGCAGAGAGTGTTGCAGAAGGAGCGTGCAATA GAAGAGAGAAGGGTGGTCTTCATTGGAAAGATACCTGGCCGTATGACTCGGTCAGAGCTGAAACAGAGATTCTCTGTGTTTGGAGAGATTGAGGAGTGCACCATCCACTTCCGTGTTCAAGG TGACAACTATGGCTTCGTCACTTACCGCTATGCTGAGGAGGCCTTTGCAGCTATTGAGAGCGGCCACAAGCTGCGCCAGGCAGATGAACAGCCTTTTGATCTGTGCTTTGGGGGCCGCAGGCAGTTCTGCAAGAGGAGCTATTCTGATCTTG ACTCCAACCGGGAAGATTTTGATCCTGCTCCTGTAAAGAGCAAATTTGATTCTCTTGATTTTGACACCTTGTTGAAACAGGCCCAGAAGAACCTCAGGAGGTAA